In Sphingopyxis macrogoltabida, the sequence ACGCCGCGGAAACCGGCAAGACGCGCATAATCCTGCGCTTTGGCTTCGGCCGCCTTGATCGCGGTGCCCCGCGCGCCGACGAGCTGCGCGTCGGGATCCTTCATACCGAACCACGGCCCGTCGACATTGGTGCCACCCGCCGCGACCAGCGCGTCGAGCAGCGGGCCGATGTCTTCGATCTTCGACGTCGTCGCGCGAACGCTGTTCGACACCTGATAGCCGAGGAAGCGCGGCGGCTGGCTGTCGGTGCGGTTGTTATAGTCATATTGCGGCGACAGGTTGATACCGCTCGTCTGGATATCCTCCGCCTTGATCCCGCGCGCCTTGGCGGCGGCGATCAGCTTGTCCATCGCGGCGGCATTCTGGCGCATCGCCTCGACCGCGGTCGGTGCGGTCGTCGTCACGCCGGCGCCGACGGTCGCCTGATCGGGGCGCGAACGCACCTCCTCGCTGACCGAAAAGCTCAGGATCGGTCCCTGCGTCGTCGCTGCGGTCACCGTCGAACCTCCTTGCTGTGCGAGCGCGGGCGTTGCCGCCATCAGCGCCAGTCCGGATGCCATAACGGCGAACATTTGCTTCGTCATTTCATTCTCCTCAGAACCGGGGTTCCGGCCGTGTCCGATCGTCACCCCGTAACGCAGACGGAGTGGACCCGTTCCGGCCTTTGTGCGCAGCGCGCTTGCATGATGCTGAACGTGTCGGTAGCGCGCCGTTCATCATGGCAGCTCCCATTCTTTCATATGAAGGCCTCGGCCTTGTGCAGGGCAGCGGCTGGCTGTTCCAGGATCTCGATATCTATGTCGGCGAGCGCGATCGGCTGGCACTGATCGGCCGCAACGGCGCCGGCAAGACGACCTTGCTCAAACTGCTCGCCGGACAGATCGATGCCGACAAGGGCAAGCGCACGATCGTTCCCGGCACGCATGTCGTGATGCTCGAACAGGAGCCCGATTTCCGGCCGTTCGCGACGCTGATGGATTTCGCCGTTGCGGGCACCGACGGCCCGCCCGAACATGAGGTCGCGGCGATCGCCGACCAACTCGGCATCGACATGTCGCGCACCGCCGCCAGTGCGTCGGGCGGCGAACGCCGGCGCGCCGCGCTGGCGAGAGCATTGGCGCAGAACCCCGACGTGCTGCTCCTCGACGAGCCGACGAACCACCTCGACCTCGCGGCGATCGACTGGCTCGAAAGCTGGCTCGCGCGCTACACCGGCGCCTTTGTCGCGATCAGCCACGACCGCACCTTCCTGACCCGCCTGACGCGCCAGACGTTGTGGCTCGACCGCGGCAGCATCCGCCGAAAGGAAATCGGCTTCGGCGGATTCGAGGAATGGAGCGATGCGGTCGCCGCAGAGGAAGCGCGCGCCGCCCAGAAGCTCGATTCGAAGCTGCGGCTCGAAGCGCACTGGCTCGAACGCGGGGTCACCGCGCGCCGCAAGCGCAATCAGGGGCGGCTCGAGAAGCTGAAGGAGATGCGCGCCACCCGCGCCGCGATGATCGGCGGCCCCGGCGTCGCCAAGCTTGGCCTTGCCAACGACGATGTCCGCTCGAAATCGGTGATCGTCGCCGAGGGCGTAACGAAGAGCTTCGGCGATCGCACGATCATCCGGAATTTCGATTTTCGCGTCCAGCGCGGCGACCGCATCGGCATCGTCGGCGCCAATGGCGCGGGCAAGTCGACCCTGCTCAAGCTGCTGACCGGCGAGATCCAGCCCGACAGCGGCAGCATCACCCTCGCCCCGACGCTCGACGGCATCGTCATCGACCAGCAGCGCAGCTTGCTCTCGCCCGAAAAGCGCGTCCGCGACATCCTCGCCGACGGCGGCGACTGGGTCGAAGTGCGCGGGGTCAAGAAGCATATCCAGGGCTATCTCAAGGAGTTCCTCTTCGATCCCGGCGTCGTCGAGGCGAGCGTCGGCGCGCTGTCGGGCGGCGAGCGGTCGCGCCTCCTCCTCGCGCGCGAATTTGCCCGCGAATCGAACCTGCTCGTCCTCGACGAGCCGACCAACGACCTTGATCTCGAAACGCTCGACCTGTTGCAGGAGGTCATCGCCGACTATGCCGGCACCGTGCTGCTCGTCAGCCACGACCGCGATTTCCTCGACCGTACGGTGACGGTGACGCTCGGCCTCGACGGGTCGGGCAAGGTCGATATCGTTGCCGGCGGCTATGCCGACTGGGAAGCGAAGCGGGTGAAACCCAATAGCGCCAAAACCAAGGCCGCGACCGCCGCACCGCCGCCCCCGCCAACCGCGCGCAAGAAGCTCAGCTACAAGGACCAGCGCGACTACGACCTGCTGCCCGACCGGATCGAGGCGATCGAGAAGGAAATGGCGGCGATCGAAGCCGAACTTTCCGACGGCACCCTCTTCACACGCGACAATGCGCGCTTCGCGACGCTCACCGCGAAGCTCGACACGCTGCGCGACGAAAAGATAGCGGCTGAAGATCGCTGGCTGGCGCTGGCTGAAGAGGTTGAGGGCCTAGGATAAACCGCTTAGCGAATTCCGGCGTTACCCGAGAACCTATCGACCAGCTTCATATTCTCTTCCCGCGCAATCGACGGTATCAGGAACAGGTCGACAATGACCCATATTCCCAATGGAATCCACGCGACGAAAAACGTGACCCATCCCAGTACCCATAGGACGAGCTGAGCGGCGCCAGAACCAGAACGACCAAGATAGAAACGATGGATGCCCAAGCCACCCAAGAAGATGCAAAGCAAATATGCCACACCGGTCGATTTACGATTTGCATCATACATCATATGTGCACGCGCCTGAATTAACGCATCGCCATCGTGCCGATTGTCCATGATTAGCCCCCAACAATGTCCCCAAAGCTATTTGCGTTAGATCTTCACCCGCCGTCAAATATTTAATCTGTCCCGTAAAATCTCGCCAGCCGGTCAAGCGCCAATCCCAACACCAGCTTTCCCGACCGCGCGGGCCAGCCCAGCGCCTTTTCCGCCCCGCCGATCCCCTCGCCCGCGCAGATCACCCGCCAGCAGATGTCGGCGAGTCCCGGTCCCGCTGCTTCGATTGCGCGATGAAAACGACGATGTGCATCGATTCGCGCCAGCGACGCATCCGACGCGCGCGCGCCGCCACGGCTCTTGCCCGGCGGCGCGGCGTCCCACCGCATCGTCACCCGCGCCCCCAGTCCCGCGCGCTCGTAATCGGTCCGCAGCCGCTCGCCGGCCCGGAGTTGCGCGTCGGTCAGCATCCCGCGCGACGCGAGCCAGGCGATCGGGCTTTCGGCGGCATTCACCGTCACATGGCGCATCACCTGCGGCCCTGCCTTTCCCGGGTCGATCCGGTCGTCGGGATGGAGGCGGGTTTCGAGGCGGCGCGTCGTCATGCGATTCTCCCTTGGCTTGCACGCCGGGCTTGACATGAGGATATTTTGTAGGAAATAAGAAACCGATTTGGTTATATAGGGTTTCGCCATGATCAACAGCATCCGCGCCGTCCGCCGGGCCAAGGGGCTCACATTGGAGGAAGTGGGCGCGCGCTGCGACCCGCCGACCACCGCGCAAACGATTGGTCGCCTCGAAACCGGCACCCGTACCCTGTCGCTCGGCTGGATGAACCGCATCGCCAAGGCGCTCGGTGTCGAAGCCGCCGAACTCGTGCAACTGCCGCAGGATACGCAGCTTACCATCACCGCGCTGCTCAGCGCCGAGGGTGCGCAAGCACCGACGCGCGTCGAACAGGCGCTGACCGCGCGGCCGGGAGAGGATATGGTCGCGGTCCGGGTCACCTCGTCGATCGGCGACTATCGTTCGGGGGATGAAATCTGGTGTCGACGGATCGAGGGCGACTGGGCCCATGCCCTCAACCGCGACCTGCTCGTACCCCGCCCCGCCGGCCGCTTCTTCTTCGCGCGGCTGCTCAACGTCGATGGTGAAAAGCTTCACCTCCTGCCGCTCGGCACCGGCCAGCGGCAACAGGTGGTGAATAACCCGCCTTGGGCGGCGGTCGCAGTGCGGCTGATCCGCACGCTGTGAGACCGCGTCCTGACGAACGGGTCACAGGCTTGCCATGACACCCTTACGCGTCCTGTCCATCGCGACGCTCTTTCCCGACGCCGCG encodes:
- a CDS encoding SIMPL domain-containing protein, giving the protein MTKQMFAVMASGLALMAATPALAQQGGSTVTAATTQGPILSFSVSEEVRSRPDQATVGAGVTTTAPTAVEAMRQNAAAMDKLIAAAKARGIKAEDIQTSGINLSPQYDYNNRTDSQPPRFLGYQVSNSVRATTSKIEDIGPLLDALVAAGGTNVDGPWFGMKDPDAQLVGARGTAIKAAEAKAQDYARLAGFRGVELVSISEGSFGGPQPPMPMARLQSMDAAGKATPVEPGQVGNTLTLNFQYRLVR
- a CDS encoding helix-turn-helix domain-containing protein; protein product: MINSIRAVRRAKGLTLEEVGARCDPPTTAQTIGRLETGTRTLSLGWMNRIAKALGVEAAELVQLPQDTQLTITALLSAEGAQAPTRVEQALTARPGEDMVAVRVTSSIGDYRSGDEIWCRRIEGDWAHALNRDLLVPRPAGRFFFARLLNVDGEKLHLLPLGTGQRQQVVNNPPWAAVAVRLIRTL
- a CDS encoding TM2 domain-containing protein, which gives rise to MDNRHDGDALIQARAHMMYDANRKSTGVAYLLCIFLGGLGIHRFYLGRSGSGAAQLVLWVLGWVTFFVAWIPLGIWVIVDLFLIPSIAREENMKLVDRFSGNAGIR
- a CDS encoding ABC-F family ATP-binding cassette domain-containing protein, translating into MAAPILSYEGLGLVQGSGWLFQDLDIYVGERDRLALIGRNGAGKTTLLKLLAGQIDADKGKRTIVPGTHVVMLEQEPDFRPFATLMDFAVAGTDGPPEHEVAAIADQLGIDMSRTAASASGGERRRAALARALAQNPDVLLLDEPTNHLDLAAIDWLESWLARYTGAFVAISHDRTFLTRLTRQTLWLDRGSIRRKEIGFGGFEEWSDAVAAEEARAAQKLDSKLRLEAHWLERGVTARRKRNQGRLEKLKEMRATRAAMIGGPGVAKLGLANDDVRSKSVIVAEGVTKSFGDRTIIRNFDFRVQRGDRIGIVGANGAGKSTLLKLLTGEIQPDSGSITLAPTLDGIVIDQQRSLLSPEKRVRDILADGGDWVEVRGVKKHIQGYLKEFLFDPGVVEASVGALSGGERSRLLLAREFARESNLLVLDEPTNDLDLETLDLLQEVIADYAGTVLLVSHDRDFLDRTVTVTLGLDGSGKVDIVAGGYADWEAKRVKPNSAKTKAATAAPPPPPTARKKLSYKDQRDYDLLPDRIEAIEKEMAAIEAELSDGTLFTRDNARFATLTAKLDTLRDEKIAAEDRWLALAEEVEGLG
- a CDS encoding DUF6456 domain-containing protein gives rise to the protein MTTRRLETRLHPDDRIDPGKAGPQVMRHVTVNAAESPIAWLASRGMLTDAQLRAGERLRTDYERAGLGARVTMRWDAAPPGKSRGGARASDASLARIDAHRRFHRAIEAAGPGLADICWRVICAGEGIGGAEKALGWPARSGKLVLGLALDRLARFYGTD